In Deinococcus sp. QL22, the following are encoded in one genomic region:
- a CDS encoding DUF11 domain-containing protein yields the protein MIEQLGRRIIWRLSLVAALLIWSQASAQQAFATRYSNPFTNGDIMLIGNVNYYCTADRTLASATQASRCASARAVQLGNLNNTITNNQVYLVNSDTDNDPATINSSSATLNLTSGSSVLFAGLYWSGSSSSAANRHSVSFGLPGQAVCSLSSTNVARIGNIYQAFVDVTALVQAGGSGAYTVANINSTQGAGTWANWTLVVAFKNSALPVRNLSVFDGLQNASDPSVPLDIGVSGFLTPSLGTVNSTIGVVAYDGDRGAGEGAGTGGSLQFGANSAALSPVFNAANPVNDVFNSTISALGTEVTAGRNPTFSNTLGLDIDTFAPNTPLPNGSTSAVVRVTGSSSDVIYPGIITLATDIFLPNLKDGLGKTVTDLNGGRVLPGDQLEYELVIKNQGNDGTANVVLTDVLPANTSFVPGSLSLTGANAGTKTNAAGDDQAEYDSAGNRVVFRLGTGATASAGGLILPGNEARVRFRVQVNTGTPGGMAIDNTGNVSYRQQTLGNTITDASDSNSALPGDQPATVIVSGPDLTLTKTHTGNFTAGQPGSFILRVSNAVGWAGSLGTVTVTDTLPAGMIAQSIGGAGWICTLSPLGCTRSDSLAAGAVFPDITLTVMAANAGNYTNEASISGGGEEPTAEVNNSASDAATVVLVRPVVTLTKTVRNITRASAESVNVAGSPGDLLEYCVNFGNTGGAAPNFVLKDALPAETKPRLDGYGPGTGPVIGPSTELGLRLTVNSAVTDLTSAPDADRGELVGQNMKLNLGTLDVGSTGRICMQANIR from the coding sequence ATGATCGAACAGTTGGGGCGGCGGATCATCTGGAGACTGAGCTTGGTGGCCGCCCTGTTAATCTGGTCACAGGCGAGCGCCCAGCAAGCGTTTGCGACGCGTTACAGCAATCCCTTTACCAACGGCGACATCATGCTGATCGGGAATGTGAACTACTACTGCACCGCTGATAGAACGTTGGCGAGCGCCACGCAGGCCAGCAGATGCGCCAGCGCCCGCGCCGTGCAGCTGGGGAATCTGAACAATACCATCACCAACAATCAGGTGTATCTGGTCAACAGCGATACTGATAACGATCCTGCCACCATCAACTCCAGCTCTGCCACCCTGAATCTGACCTCTGGCAGTAGCGTGCTGTTTGCGGGGTTGTACTGGAGTGGCTCGTCTAGCAGCGCCGCCAATCGCCATTCAGTGTCTTTTGGTCTGCCAGGACAGGCAGTCTGCTCTCTTTCCTCGACAAACGTGGCCCGAATAGGCAACATCTATCAGGCGTTTGTAGACGTGACAGCACTCGTTCAGGCCGGAGGCAGCGGAGCCTACACGGTGGCCAACATCAACAGCACGCAGGGCGCGGGCACGTGGGCCAACTGGACTCTGGTGGTGGCCTTCAAAAACAGCGCCCTCCCCGTGCGAAACCTCTCTGTGTTCGACGGCTTGCAGAACGCCAGCGACCCCAGTGTTCCATTGGATATCGGCGTCAGTGGATTCCTGACCCCCAGTCTGGGCACCGTGAACAGCACCATTGGGGTGGTGGCTTACGACGGAGACCGGGGAGCCGGCGAGGGAGCCGGAACCGGAGGCAGCCTGCAATTCGGGGCCAACAGCGCCGCGCTCAGTCCGGTATTCAATGCCGCCAACCCCGTCAACGATGTGTTCAACTCCACCATTTCGGCGCTGGGCACAGAGGTCACGGCAGGCCGCAATCCCACCTTCTCCAATACGCTGGGTCTGGATATAGACACGTTTGCCCCCAACACGCCGCTTCCCAACGGCAGCACGTCGGCAGTGGTGCGGGTCACCGGAAGCTCAAGCGACGTGATCTATCCGGGCATCATTACCCTCGCCACTGACATCTTTTTGCCCAACCTCAAAGACGGTCTGGGCAAAACAGTGACGGATCTGAATGGCGGGCGCGTGCTCCCCGGAGACCAACTGGAGTACGAATTGGTGATTAAAAATCAGGGCAACGACGGCACGGCAAACGTGGTGCTGACCGATGTGCTGCCCGCCAACACCAGCTTCGTGCCGGGTTCGTTGAGCCTGACGGGGGCCAATGCCGGAACTAAAACGAATGCGGCAGGCGACGATCAGGCCGAATATGACAGCGCAGGCAACCGAGTGGTGTTCCGGCTGGGCACAGGCGCAACGGCCTCGGCGGGCGGCCTGATTCTTCCCGGCAACGAGGCGCGGGTGCGCTTCCGGGTACAGGTAAACACGGGCACTCCCGGCGGCATGGCCATAGACAACACGGGCAACGTGTCTTACCGCCAGCAGACACTCGGCAATACCATCACCGACGCCAGCGACAGCAATTCCGCCCTGCCCGGTGACCAACCCGCCACCGTGATCGTCAGTGGCCCCGACCTGACGCTGACCAAAACGCATACGGGCAACTTTACGGCGGGGCAACCGGGCAGCTTTATATTGCGGGTTTCGAATGCGGTGGGCTGGGCGGGCAGTTTGGGCACGGTCACGGTCACTGACACCCTACCTGCCGGAATGATCGCCCAAAGCATCGGTGGCGCAGGCTGGATCTGTACCCTCTCACCTCTGGGCTGCACCCGCTCCGACAGCTTGGCGGCAGGCGCGGTATTCCCCGACATTACACTGACGGTGATGGCGGCCAACGCAGGCAATTACACCAATGAAGCCAGCATCAGTGGCGGCGGCGAGGAACCCACCGCAGAGGTCAACAACAGCGCCAGCGACGCCGCAACGGTGGTTCTGGTGCGCCCAGTGGTGACGCTGACCAAAACGGTGCGCAACATCACGCGGGCCAGCGCGGAAAGCGTAAACGTAGCAGGCTCGCCCGGCGACCTGTTGGAATACTGCGTCAACTTTGGCAACACGGGCGGCGCGGCCCCCAACTTTGTACTGAAGGACGCCCTGCCCGCCGAGACCAAGCCCAGGCTGGACGGCTACGGCCCCGGCACCGGCCCGGTTATTGGCCCTTCGACAGAACTGGGCTTGCGTCTTACCGTGAATAGCGCCGTGACCGACCTGACTTCGGCCCCTGACGCAGACCGGGGTGAGCTGGTGGGGCAGAATATGAAGCTCAACCTGGGCACGCTGGATGTGGGCAGCACGGGGCGGATTTGCATGCAGGCGAATATCCGCTGA
- a CDS encoding 2-isopropylmalate synthase — MTQQTPAIQPIRIFDTTLRDGEQSPGVALNHSQKLEIAHQLARLGVDVIEAGFPIASPGDLEGVSRIAREVRGPIIAGLARANRADIEAAAKAVELAERPRIHTFIATSPIHMSKKLNMEPDAVVERAVEAVRLARTFVDDVEFSAEDATRSDWPFLAHIFKATVEAGATTINVPDTVGYTTPEEMRALFAFLKGELPDHVILSAHCHDDLGMAVANSIAAAQGGARQIECTINGIGERAGNAALEEIVMAFHTRKDHYGFETAIRTREIYRASRMVSRLSGMPVQPNKGVVGDNAFAHESGIHQDGVIKARETYEIMNAELVGREAAVLVMGKHSGRAAFRKALTDLGYDVAEDRIKEMFARFKDLADRKGQIYADDLRALVDSRTDIPQTFVLEKFQITSGTDMQPLAYVRVTTPDGPREATSSGDGAVEAIFHALNAVTGIAPELEVYRVQAVTKGTEALGEVSVNTRYGEISIHGTGVAPDVVEASARAWLRVINQIVAGMGKSRQISQTTA; from the coding sequence ATGACCCAGCAGACCCCCGCCATCCAGCCCATCCGAATTTTTGATACGACCCTGCGTGACGGCGAGCAAAGTCCCGGCGTGGCGCTGAACCACAGCCAGAAGCTGGAAATTGCCCACCAACTGGCGCGGCTGGGCGTAGACGTGATCGAGGCGGGCTTTCCGATTGCCAGCCCCGGCGATCTGGAGGGCGTAAGCCGCATTGCCCGCGAGGTACGGGGGCCGATTATTGCAGGGCTGGCACGGGCAAACCGGGCTGACATCGAGGCCGCCGCCAAAGCTGTAGAACTGGCCGAGCGGCCCCGAATTCATACCTTTATCGCCACCAGCCCCATTCATATGTCCAAGAAGTTGAACATGGAACCCGACGCGGTGGTGGAACGGGCCGTAGAGGCAGTCCGTCTGGCCCGCACCTTTGTCGACGACGTGGAGTTCAGCGCCGAAGACGCCACCCGCTCCGATTGGCCCTTTTTGGCCCACATCTTCAAGGCCACGGTAGAGGCGGGCGCGACCACCATCAACGTGCCCGACACGGTGGGCTACACCACTCCTGAAGAAATGCGGGCGCTGTTTGCCTTCCTGAAGGGCGAATTGCCTGACCATGTGATCCTGTCAGCGCACTGTCACGACGATTTGGGTATGGCCGTCGCCAACTCTATTGCGGCGGCACAGGGCGGGGCGCGTCAGATCGAATGCACCATCAACGGAATTGGCGAGCGGGCAGGCAACGCGGCGCTGGAAGAAATCGTGATGGCCTTTCATACCCGCAAGGATCATTACGGCTTTGAAACCGCTATCCGCACCCGCGAAATCTACCGGGCCAGCCGGATGGTCAGCCGCCTGAGCGGGATGCCAGTTCAGCCGAACAAGGGCGTGGTCGGCGACAATGCCTTTGCCCACGAATCGGGCATTCACCAGGACGGCGTGATCAAGGCCCGCGAAACCTACGAGATCATGAATGCCGAACTGGTGGGCCGCGAAGCCGCCGTGTTGGTGATGGGCAAACACTCGGGCCGCGCAGCCTTCCGCAAAGCCCTGACTGATCTGGGCTACGACGTGGCCGAAGACCGCATCAAGGAGATGTTTGCCCGCTTTAAGGATTTGGCAGACCGCAAAGGCCAGATCTACGCCGACGATCTGCGGGCCTTGGTAGACAGCCGCACCGACATTCCCCAGACCTTTGTGCTGGAAAAATTCCAGATCACCAGCGGCACCGATATGCAGCCCCTCGCCTATGTGCGCGTGACCACGCCCGACGGCCCCCGCGAGGCGACCAGCAGCGGCGACGGCGCAGTCGAAGCCATCTTCCACGCGCTGAATGCCGTGACGGGCATTGCCCCCGAACTGGAGGTCTACCGCGTACAGGCCGTGACCAAAGGCACCGAGGCGCTGGGAGAGGTCAGCGTGAATACCCGCTACGGCGAGATCAGCATTCACGGCACAGGCGTCGCGCCCGATGTGGTGGAGGCCAGCGCCCGTGCGTGGCTACGCGTGATCAATCAGATCGTGGCAGGCATGGGCAAGAGCCGCCAGATCAGTCAAACGACGGCGTAG
- a CDS encoding antibiotic biosynthesis monooxygenase — protein sequence MPQPILEVAVLNIIPGQNAEFEAAFRVAQNIISGIDGYVRHTLQHCLERPGEYVLLVWWESLEAHTVGFRGSPQYAQWRTLLHHFYDPFPTVLHYGAVEGVPA from the coding sequence ATGCCTCAACCCATTCTCGAAGTCGCCGTCCTGAATATCATTCCCGGCCAGAACGCTGAATTTGAAGCCGCGTTCCGGGTCGCGCAAAACATCATTTCGGGTATAGATGGCTACGTGCGCCACACCCTGCAGCACTGCCTGGAGCGGCCTGGCGAATACGTGCTGCTGGTCTGGTGGGAGTCGCTGGAGGCGCATACGGTGGGCTTTCGCGGCAGCCCGCAGTACGCACAGTGGCGGACGTTGCTGCACCATTTCTACGATCCGTTTCCCACTGTGCTGCATTACGGCGCGGTAGAAGGCGTACCCGCCTGA
- a CDS encoding metallophosphoesterase, which produces MRLAILSDVHGNSFALRAVLKDVQATSPDALYNLGDTVWGASDPATAWALQAEFAPPTVRGNTDERMAGMRAGKDAMRGWVASQLPNDLAAQLGQLPTFVDVAGGEVRLAHGSPRDPWEALMLSGEEERPATPAELRERLGKFAGAVCVVGHTHQEMLRVQEGVSLVNAGPVSRQKDGLPVARWLLLTRQNAHWNIEFRRTPYDVQAAAAWARANAPTKIGEDEAAWLLAGQEP; this is translated from the coding sequence ATGAGACTTGCCATTCTGTCAGATGTTCACGGCAACAGCTTTGCGCTGCGGGCCGTGCTAAAAGACGTGCAGGCCACCAGCCCCGACGCGCTGTACAACCTGGGCGATACGGTCTGGGGGGCGTCTGACCCGGCCACCGCCTGGGCATTGCAGGCCGAATTTGCACCGCCCACCGTGCGCGGCAACACCGACGAGCGCATGGCTGGAATGCGGGCAGGCAAAGACGCCATGCGCGGCTGGGTGGCTTCCCAGTTGCCCAACGATTTGGCCGCACAATTGGGCCAGCTCCCCACTTTTGTAGACGTGGCAGGCGGCGAGGTGCGCCTTGCACATGGCAGCCCGCGTGACCCCTGGGAAGCCCTGATGCTGTCGGGGGAAGAAGAACGCCCCGCCACACCCGCCGAGCTACGCGAACGGTTGGGTAAATTTGCGGGGGCCGTCTGCGTGGTAGGCCATACCCATCAAGAAATGCTGCGGGTGCAGGAGGGCGTCAGTTTGGTGAATGCCGGCCCGGTCAGCCGTCAAAAAGATGGGTTGCCTGTAGCCCGCTGGCTCCTGCTGACCCGGCAAAACGCCCACTGGAACATAGAATTTCGCCGCACACCGTATGATGTGCAGGCGGCGGCAGCTTGGGCCAGAGCCAACGCCCCAACCAAGATTGGCGAGGATGAGGCGGCGTGGCTCCTGGCGGGGCAGGAACCTTGA
- a CDS encoding low molecular weight protein tyrosine phosphatase family protein has translation MTQQPEIQARPLRVVFICAQNKLRSPTAEAVFRTGHGWKVASAGTNRDAETPVSRDLLEWADIAVCMEKCHRDILRQKFRGALPDERILTLGIPDDYDYMDADLVTLLERLVPGRLADTRPRPEHP, from the coding sequence TTGACCCAACAGCCAGAGATTCAGGCACGCCCCCTCCGCGTGGTGTTCATCTGCGCCCAAAACAAGCTCCGGAGTCCGACTGCCGAAGCCGTGTTTCGCACGGGCCACGGCTGGAAAGTGGCTTCGGCGGGCACCAACCGCGACGCCGAAACCCCGGTATCGCGTGACCTGCTGGAATGGGCCGACATAGCTGTCTGCATGGAAAAGTGTCATCGCGATATCCTGCGCCAGAAGTTCCGGGGCGCATTGCCCGATGAGCGCATCCTCACGCTGGGCATTCCCGACGATTACGACTACATGGACGCCGATCTGGTGACGCTGCTGGAACGGCTGGTGCCGGGGCGCTTGGCGGACACACGCCCCAGGCCGGAGCATCCATGA
- a CDS encoding IS982 family transposase translates to MTILELFCDVDDFCQTLPPFQFLLTRPALEEQALHAHLIRNRPTGLHLSEIMTILIAFHQSSYRQFKAYYTTEILTHGRADFPKAPTYSRFVELMPRALLHLVIYLYRSFGACTGISFVDSTKLEVCRLKRMNTHRVFKENAALGKTSMGWFYGFKLHLICNDSGELLWVGLTPGDRDDRAALRECFQHDLFSLFGKLFADRGYISQALVTELSNKHHVALHTRLRKNMKCAVPVLSEDALFLRKRAIIESVIDQLKNISQIEHSRHRSPVNFMVNLVCGLIAYSRQPKKPSLIPQAGPLKLVA, encoded by the coding sequence ATGACCATACTCGAATTGTTTTGCGATGTTGACGACTTCTGCCAAACGCTCCCACCATTCCAATTTTTGCTCACTCGGCCTGCTCTGGAAGAGCAGGCCCTACACGCCCACCTCATCCGGAATCGTCCCACTGGACTGCACCTCAGCGAAATCATGACGATCCTCATCGCCTTCCATCAATCAAGCTACCGTCAGTTCAAGGCGTACTACACGACGGAAATCCTGACGCATGGGCGAGCCGACTTCCCAAAAGCGCCAACCTATTCCCGTTTCGTGGAGTTGATGCCACGGGCGCTGCTGCATCTGGTGATCTACCTCTATCGCAGCTTTGGTGCGTGTACCGGGATTTCTTTCGTTGACTCCACCAAGTTGGAAGTCTGTCGGCTGAAGCGAATGAACACCCACCGGGTGTTCAAGGAGAACGCCGCCTTGGGCAAGACCTCCATGGGCTGGTTCTATGGCTTCAAGCTGCACTTGATCTGTAACGACTCTGGTGAGTTGCTGTGGGTGGGCCTCACTCCAGGAGATAGAGATGACCGCGCAGCCCTGCGGGAGTGTTTTCAACACGACCTGTTTTCCCTGTTTGGAAAGCTGTTCGCAGATCGCGGCTACATCTCACAAGCACTGGTGACTGAGCTCTCGAATAAGCACCACGTCGCGTTACACACCCGGCTCCGCAAAAACATGAAATGCGCTGTCCCCGTGTTGAGCGAAGACGCTCTCTTCCTCAGGAAGAGAGCCATCATTGAGTCCGTCATTGATCAACTGAAAAACATCAGCCAGATCGAGCATTCCCGTCACCGCAGCCCAGTCAACTTCATGGTCAATCTCGTGTGTGGGCTGATTGCCTATTCCCGCCAGCCCAAGAAGCCCTCGCTGATCCCGCAAGCAGGCCCCTTGAAGCTCGTGGCTTAA
- a CDS encoding aspartate/glutamate racemase family protein: MARRLGGLHSARVLLHSVDFAEVAALQRGGHWDEAGTLLAEAARGLERAGAEAVLLATNTMHKVGPQIEAAVNLPLLHIVDGTAEAIRAAGLSRVGLLATAFTMEQDFYTGRLKEQFGIDTLTPPAQDRAEIHRIIYDELCRNEILEASRETYRRVMADLVARGAQGIILGCTEITLLVGADDTAVPVFDTTRLHVQAAVDWALDS, translated from the coding sequence GTGGCGCGGCGTCTGGGTGGCCTGCACTCGGCGCGGGTGCTGCTGCATTCGGTGGATTTTGCAGAAGTGGCCGCCCTGCAACGCGGCGGGCACTGGGACGAAGCGGGAACCCTGCTGGCCGAGGCCGCCAGAGGGCTGGAACGGGCGGGGGCCGAAGCTGTCCTGCTGGCAACCAATACCATGCACAAGGTCGGCCCGCAGATCGAAGCCGCCGTGAATTTGCCGCTGCTTCACATCGTAGACGGCACGGCAGAGGCGATCCGGGCAGCGGGCCTAAGCCGAGTGGGGCTGCTGGCAACAGCCTTTACGATGGAGCAAGACTTCTACACGGGGCGGCTCAAAGAGCAGTTTGGAATAGACACGCTGACGCCGCCCGCCCAAGACCGCGCCGAAATTCACCGGATCATTTATGACGAACTGTGCCGCAATGAAATCTTAGAGGCGTCACGCGAAACATACAGGCGCGTGATGGCTGATCTGGTGGCACGCGGCGCACAGGGCATTATCTTGGGCTGCACCGAAATCACGCTGCTGGTGGGGGCCGACGATACGGCTGTGCCCGTCTTCGATACGACCCGGCTGCATGTGCAGGCCGCCGTAGACTGGGCGCTGGATTCTTGA
- a CDS encoding META domain-containing protein → MKLLPLAALMFVAATSATAQPSGPTDVLGNWKVVGWTLPNVIPVRGFVPTLKFSGAGNSLTVTGKAGCNFINGPVTLSGNQLSFGVLVSTRVACSVAVGQQETALIKALSGQTLTAIRVADSLTLTTKDGSELNIRRSTLQSK, encoded by the coding sequence ATGAAGCTCCTGCCTCTGGCCGCCCTGATGTTTGTTGCTGCAACCTCTGCCACGGCTCAGCCTTCCGGCCCTACCGATGTGTTGGGCAATTGGAAAGTGGTGGGCTGGACGCTCCCCAACGTGATTCCGGTGCGCGGCTTTGTGCCGACCCTCAAGTTCAGTGGGGCAGGCAACAGCTTGACCGTTACAGGGAAGGCGGGCTGCAACTTTATAAACGGCCCGGTCACCCTAAGCGGCAATCAACTGTCGTTCGGGGTGCTGGTCAGTACCCGTGTGGCGTGTTCGGTGGCTGTGGGTCAGCAAGAAACCGCGCTGATCAAGGCCTTATCGGGCCAAACCCTGACCGCAATCCGGGTGGCCGACAGCCTGACCCTGACCACCAAGGACGGTTCGGAACTCAATATTCGCCGCTCTACGCTTCAGAGCAAGTAA